From a single Pseudomonadota bacterium genomic region:
- a CDS encoding xanthine dehydrogenase family protein molybdopterin-binding subunit: protein MTSKYRFIGKATPRKDATEIVTGSSRFLNDIKLPDMLYGKVLRSPYPHALIKKVDKRKAQKLPGVKAILTWEDIPDWKGGTPRYTRVLDQKVRYVGDAVALVAATSEEMASEALHLIDVEYELLPAVFEMEEALIPGAPQLYDEFPGNVVTPGVPFFGPKNLKEVVMGDVEKGFEEADVITEGAFGYENMPNPLPSEPPGVIALWEEPNKVTLWVSNQASYMDSIILSHIIGRKVKVRTIGGPCGGSFGSKYMSWQIQCYAALLSRATCKPVKLIFTKEEHLAVFTMRLASRMKARVGMKKDGTVTAISGRWLIDTGYYSMTTQSQVAVGCGEVQIMVRCPNWDLKPVIVCTNRNASGIVRGFGGQELKCILIPLLSLAMEKVGVDPFEFLKKNFVKPGDGYFWRDGIWYTYRGVDYTNAMDKGAEAFGWKDKWRGWLTPTAVNNTKRIGVGVGVHGNADIGEDASEAYVRLYPDGTAMLFSCITEHGTGQRSNVVKMVAEVLQLPMERVSVTPSDSLINPYEFGPAGSRGTYAIGGAAIAAAEDAKKKLFELIAPKLQAAPEDLETVDGVIFVKGNPEKRIPWKAMGVDRTITGYGRFEPDYTLSNCMMTFVEVEVDTETGKVTLVRVVNTTDVGQIIDPPGLEGQLNGCLGSGGIDSAIFEETILDYSTGHILNANMVDYKWRTFPELPVIDNVALETPFPTHRFHAVGVGEVATSPGPVAVLMAVSNAIGVWLHDYPVTPDRVLKALGKIGDMRKGGMR from the coding sequence ATGACCAGTAAATACAGGTTCATAGGCAAGGCAACACCACGGAAGGATGCTACGGAGATTGTCACGGGAAGCTCACGATTCTTGAACGATATCAAGCTCCCGGACATGCTCTATGGCAAAGTGCTCCGAAGTCCTTACCCCCATGCGCTTATCAAGAAGGTTGACAAGCGCAAAGCGCAGAAGCTTCCGGGTGTGAAAGCGATACTTACCTGGGAAGACATCCCCGACTGGAAAGGAGGTACACCCCGCTACACGCGTGTGCTCGACCAAAAGGTCCGCTACGTCGGTGACGCCGTGGCGCTCGTTGCTGCCACAAGCGAAGAGATGGCTTCAGAAGCCCTTCACCTGATAGATGTGGAATATGAGCTTTTGCCGGCTGTCTTTGAGATGGAAGAGGCTTTGATTCCCGGCGCCCCCCAGTTGTATGATGAGTTCCCCGGTAACGTCGTAACCCCTGGCGTTCCCTTTTTCGGTCCCAAGAACTTAAAGGAAGTGGTCATGGGAGACGTGGAGAAGGGGTTCGAAGAAGCTGATGTCATAACAGAAGGGGCATTCGGCTACGAGAACATGCCGAACCCTTTGCCGTCAGAGCCTCCAGGTGTAATAGCCTTGTGGGAAGAACCCAACAAGGTGACTCTCTGGGTATCCAATCAAGCCTCATACATGGACTCGATTATCCTCTCCCATATCATCGGAAGGAAAGTCAAAGTGAGAACCATTGGTGGCCCCTGTGGCGGTAGTTTTGGGTCAAAGTATATGTCCTGGCAGATCCAGTGCTATGCAGCGCTCTTGAGCAGGGCAACGTGCAAGCCGGTAAAACTCATCTTCACAAAGGAAGAACACTTAGCGGTATTTACAATGCGGCTTGCATCACGTATGAAGGCCCGGGTGGGCATGAAGAAAGACGGGACGGTAACGGCAATCTCAGGCAGGTGGCTTATCGATACCGGTTACTATTCCATGACCACACAGTCCCAGGTGGCTGTCGGCTGTGGAGAGGTCCAGATCATGGTCCGGTGCCCCAATTGGGACCTTAAGCCGGTGATTGTCTGTACCAACAGGAACGCCTCAGGTATCGTGAGAGGCTTTGGCGGCCAGGAGCTGAAGTGTATACTGATTCCGCTCTTGAGCCTTGCCATGGAAAAGGTCGGGGTTGATCCCTTCGAGTTCTTAAAGAAGAATTTCGTCAAACCCGGTGATGGGTACTTCTGGCGGGACGGCATCTGGTATACCTACAGGGGTGTAGATTATACAAATGCTATGGATAAAGGCGCTGAGGCTTTTGGCTGGAAAGATAAGTGGAGGGGATGGCTCACGCCCACCGCGGTGAACAATACAAAAAGGATAGGGGTGGGTGTCGGTGTCCATGGAAATGCCGATATCGGCGAGGACGCATCCGAGGCATATGTGCGTCTTTATCCGGATGGAACAGCCATGCTCTTCTCGTGTATAACAGAGCACGGGACAGGCCAGAGGAGCAACGTGGTCAAGATGGTTGCTGAGGTGCTGCAACTACCCATGGAACGGGTCTCCGTAACACCCTCTGATTCACTGATTAACCCTTACGAGTTTGGACCCGCAGGCTCCAGAGGTACGTACGCAATTGGAGGGGCTGCAATCGCGGCAGCCGAAGACGCCAAGAAAAAGCTCTTTGAGCTAATTGCCCCCAAGCTCCAAGCAGCGCCAGAAGACTTAGAAACAGTGGATGGGGTAATTTTCGTCAAGGGCAATCCGGAAAAGCGGATACCCTGGAAGGCAATGGGGGTCGATCGTACCATCACGGGTTACGGACGGTTCGAGCCTGATTATACACTGAGTAACTGTATGATGACCTTCGTAGAGGTCGAGGTCGATACGGAAACCGGGAAAGTGACCCTTGTGCGTGTTGTCAACACGACGGATGTGGGCCAGATTATAGATCCCCCGGGTCTCGAAGGCCAGCTCAACGGGTGCCTCGGCTCCGGGGGCATTGACAGTGCCATCTTTGAGGAAACAATCCTTGACTATTCCACAGGACATATCTTGAACGCTAACATGGTCGACTACAAGTGGCGAACCTTTCCTGAATTACCGGTAATTGACAATGTGGCCCTCGAAACACCCTTTCCCACCCACCGCTTCCATGCGGTAGGCGTTGGCGAGGTGGCCACTTCCCCTGGCCCGGTAGCCGTGCTCATGGCCGTATCCAACGCCATCGGCGTCTGGCTGCATGACTATCCTGTGACCCCGGATAGGGTCTTAAAAGCTTTAGGGAAGATAGGGGATATGAGAAAAGGAGGTATGAGATGA
- a CDS encoding (2Fe-2S)-binding protein, producing MKTIKPAKKKEPETQRISLTVNGQLFELEAGGEPDQVGSSHTLAHTLRETLGLIGTKVSCDHGACGCCTVLMDEKAVLSCMTLTIECDGKKITTIEGLSDTRAEKLDPLQQAFIDYTAFQCGFCTPGIIMSAKALLNENPSPTEEEVKEGLSGNFCRCISHYQVVKAVMAASKKAGYRNDQ from the coding sequence GTGAAAACAATAAAGCCGGCTAAAAAGAAGGAACCCGAGACGCAACGCATCAGCCTCACGGTTAACGGACAGCTCTTTGAACTTGAAGCCGGAGGCGAGCCTGATCAGGTTGGGTCCTCCCACACGCTGGCCCATACACTGAGAGAAACGCTCGGCCTTATTGGTACCAAGGTATCATGTGATCACGGTGCATGCGGATGCTGTACCGTGCTTATGGATGAAAAGGCAGTACTTTCCTGCATGACCCTGACCATTGAGTGTGATGGGAAGAAGATAACAACGATCGAAGGTTTAAGCGATACAAGGGCTGAGAAGCTCGATCCTCTTCAGCAGGCATTCATCGACTATACAGCCTTTCAGTGTGGGTTTTGCACACCAGGCATCATCATGAGTGCAAAGGCCCTCCTTAATGAAAACCCTTCCCCGACAGAAGAGGAGGTAAAAGAAGGTCTCTCCGGCAACTTCTGCCGGTGTATCAGCCACTACCAGGTTGTGAAGGCTGTTATGGCAGCATCCAAAAAGGCGGGGTACCGAAATGACCAGTAA